From a region of the Theobroma cacao cultivar B97-61/B2 chromosome 8, Criollo_cocoa_genome_V2, whole genome shotgun sequence genome:
- the LOC18592192 gene encoding metallophosphoesterase 1 isoform X1, which produces MVAVAWRSLLPVIIISAFIVYEERVSFPSCKHLPDTTNHPGEHIGNEDGSPEDLTVMMVANLLLLGSDAGFVNLYFRDYYMSKFFMKSFQSLKPDMLLVLGDVSAKGSELSRSKWLSVFHQFDRLLGPFLELPLHVILGDRDVGECCDLDAKSVNWVARNFPGLDSSGCGAFEISNISFVSLNAVALLCGNNKLRFGVEKVVERESVDLQMKTKSTAETKDESGMSRELSYGFGWRENAMTSGSGPVLVLHFPLYRPGNTYSREGSAFKSTIHPSGHSLNFVESSNLSGSGPYDLSQTVPPNATEYIFQALKPRIIFSAHTHEFSDHTHPDGTREVTVPAMTWNARDDPGFIVATFRGNISAVSVTYCSVARESDILIVYTCTLVLFIILVIVSNTPQLKDF; this is translated from the exons ATGGTAGCAGTTGCTTGGAGGTCTTTGTTGCCTGTAATAATAATCTCTGCTTTTATAGTCTATGAAGAGCGGGTCTCATTTCCTTCTTGCAAGCACCTGCCTGACACCACCAACCATCCCGGTGAACATATTGGCAACGAAGATGGTTCGCCCGAGGATCTTACGGTTATGATGGTCGCTAACTTGCTTTTGCTCGGCTCTGATGCTGGTTTTGTCAACCTCTATTTCAGAGATTATTACATGTCCAAGTTTTTCATG AAATCTTTCCAGAGTTTGAAGCCTGATATGCTACTAGTCTTAGGAGATGTTTCTGCTAAAGGGTCGGAGTTGTCAAGAAGTAAATGGTTATCGGTGTTTCATCAGTTTGATCGGTTATTGGGACCGTTTCTTGAACTCCCTTTGCATGTTATTCTTGGTGACAGGGATGTTGGAGAGTGTTGTGATCTTGATGCAAAGTCTGTTAATTGGGTAGCTAGGAATTTTCCAGGATTGGATTCATCAGGATGTGGTGCTTTTGAAATTAGCAATATCAGCTTTGTTTCACTTAATGCTGTGGCATTGCTTTGTGGTAATAATAAGCTTAGGTTTGGTGTTGAGAAGGTAGTAGAAAGGGAAAGTGTAGATCtacaaatgaaaacaaaaagcacAGCTGAAACAAAGGATGAGTCTGGCATGTCTAGGGAGCTGTCCTATGGCTTTGGGTGGAGAGAAAATGCTATGACATCTGGTTCTGGACCGGTGCTAGTACTTCATTTTCCCTTGTACCGGCCAGGAAACACCTATTCTAGGGAAGGTAGTGCTTTCAAGTCTACCATTCATCCATCAGGACATAGTTTAAATTTCGTAGAGAGCAG CAACTTATCTGGGAGTGGGCCTTATGATCTATCACAAACTGTACCACCAAATGCTACTGAATACATTTTTCAAGCTCTTAAACCTAG GATTATTTTTAGTGCTCACACACATGAATTTAGTGATCACACTCACCCAGATGGGACCCGTGAGGTAACAGTCCCAGCCATGACGTGGAACGCAAGGGATGACCCAGGTTTTATTGTTGCAACCTTTCGAGGGAACATTAGTGCAGTAAGTGTCACCTATTGCTCTGTCGCTAGGGAATCTGATATATTAATAGTCTATACTTGTACTCTGGTTCTGTTTATAATCCTTGTCATTGTATCAAATACACCACAattgaaagatttttaa
- the LOC18592192 gene encoding metallophosphoesterase 1 isoform X2, with protein MVAVAWRSLLPVIIISAFIVYEERVSFPSCKHLPDTTNHPGEHIGNEDGSPEDLTVMMVANLLLLGSDAGFVNLYFRDYYMSKFFMKSFQSLKPDMLLVLGDVSAKGSELSRSKWLSVFHQFDRLLGPFLELPLHVILGDRDVGECCDLDAKSVNWVARNFPGLDSSGCGAFEISNISFVSLNAVALLCGNNKLRFGVEKVVERESVDLQMKTKSTAETKDESGMSRELSYGFGWRENAMTSGSGPVLVLHFPLYRPGNTYSREGSAFKSTIHPSGHSLNFVESRCISVELEDKGMVLNLLSLYLVPMAKLLWTETTSLYYLVDHVGPRPSLLMGSWEINATYLGVGLMIYHKLYHQMLLNTFFKLLNLGLFLVLTHMNLVITLTQMGPVR; from the exons ATGGTAGCAGTTGCTTGGAGGTCTTTGTTGCCTGTAATAATAATCTCTGCTTTTATAGTCTATGAAGAGCGGGTCTCATTTCCTTCTTGCAAGCACCTGCCTGACACCACCAACCATCCCGGTGAACATATTGGCAACGAAGATGGTTCGCCCGAGGATCTTACGGTTATGATGGTCGCTAACTTGCTTTTGCTCGGCTCTGATGCTGGTTTTGTCAACCTCTATTTCAGAGATTATTACATGTCCAAGTTTTTCATG AAATCTTTCCAGAGTTTGAAGCCTGATATGCTACTAGTCTTAGGAGATGTTTCTGCTAAAGGGTCGGAGTTGTCAAGAAGTAAATGGTTATCGGTGTTTCATCAGTTTGATCGGTTATTGGGACCGTTTCTTGAACTCCCTTTGCATGTTATTCTTGGTGACAGGGATGTTGGAGAGTGTTGTGATCTTGATGCAAAGTCTGTTAATTGGGTAGCTAGGAATTTTCCAGGATTGGATTCATCAGGATGTGGTGCTTTTGAAATTAGCAATATCAGCTTTGTTTCACTTAATGCTGTGGCATTGCTTTGTGGTAATAATAAGCTTAGGTTTGGTGTTGAGAAGGTAGTAGAAAGGGAAAGTGTAGATCtacaaatgaaaacaaaaagcacAGCTGAAACAAAGGATGAGTCTGGCATGTCTAGGGAGCTGTCCTATGGCTTTGGGTGGAGAGAAAATGCTATGACATCTGGTTCTGGACCGGTGCTAGTACTTCATTTTCCCTTGTACCGGCCAGGAAACACCTATTCTAGGGAAGGTAGTGCTTTCAAGTCTACCATTCATCCATCAGGACATAGTTTAAATTTCGTAGAGAGCAG ATGCATTTCAGTTGAATTGGAAGATAAGGGCATGGTATTGAACTTACTGTCTTTATATTTAGTTCCCATGGCAAAGTTATTATGGACTGAAACCACATCTCTCTACTACCTAGTTGATCATGTTGGGCCAAGACCATCTTTATTGATGGGATCCTGGGAGATCAATG CAACTTATCTGGGAGTGGGCCTTATGATCTATCACAAACTGTACCACCAAATGCTACTGAATACATTTTTCAAGCTCTTAAACCTAG GATTATTTTTAGTGCTCACACACATGAATTTAGTGATCACACTCACCCAGATGGGACCCGTGAGGTAA